Proteins co-encoded in one Arthrobacter globiformis genomic window:
- a CDS encoding maleylpyruvate isomerase family mycothiol-dependent enzyme translates to MINPARLHSDLSRLGRETDMFLATVSSLSDEELAAPSLCEGWTRAHVIAHVASSGRALIGLIDWATSGEERRLYASPEARSEAIAALAALPREELLAEVRDSAAAFAAEAERLTGELAAPEVRAGGRDLPATSIVALRIAEVVVHHHDLETAWTIEEADPDSLLNAIEAVVRALRAKGAPGMKLVTEERDQWIIGNGALHIESDREGLLQWLARGDAAHIQADGPVPALPSW, encoded by the coding sequence ATGATCAATCCAGCACGGCTGCACTCAGACCTGTCCCGCCTGGGCCGGGAGACGGATATGTTCCTGGCCACGGTCTCCTCCTTGTCCGATGAAGAGCTGGCTGCACCTTCGCTGTGTGAAGGGTGGACCCGCGCCCATGTCATCGCCCACGTCGCATCCAGCGGACGTGCCCTGATAGGGCTGATCGACTGGGCCACGTCCGGGGAAGAACGCCGGCTGTACGCATCCCCTGAAGCGCGCTCGGAGGCCATCGCCGCCCTTGCTGCCCTGCCGCGGGAGGAGCTCCTGGCTGAAGTGCGGGACTCAGCCGCCGCTTTCGCCGCTGAAGCCGAGCGGTTGACCGGGGAACTTGCGGCGCCGGAAGTAAGGGCAGGTGGCCGGGACCTGCCGGCCACATCCATTGTGGCGCTGAGAATTGCCGAGGTGGTGGTGCACCACCATGACCTTGAGACCGCCTGGACCATCGAGGAGGCCGACCCCGATTCGCTGTTGAACGCCATCGAGGCCGTGGTACGTGCACTGCGTGCCAAGGGAGCGCCGGGGATGAAGCTGGTGACCGAGGAACGCGACCAGTGGATTATCGGCAACGGCGCGCTGCACATCGAGTCCGACCGTGAGGGCCTGCTTCAGTGGCTGGCGCGCGGCGATGCAGCGCATATCCAGGCGGACGGCCCCGTGCCAGCACTGCCTAGCTGGTGA
- a CDS encoding mandelate racemase/muconate lactonizing enzyme family protein, with the protein MKIAAIEAIPYSIPYRHPLHFASGSVHEADHVLVRVHTDDGVVGTADTPPRPYTYGETQKSIVAVVEDVFAPQLVGIDVFDREKIQAVMARTIHNQTAKGAVDIAVWDVIGKTVGQPVTKLLGGYTDSLRVSHMLGFKPAQELLALALEFRETYGINTFKLKTGRRPLHLDIEAARVLREGLGEDAELYMDANRGWTANEAAEVLRRTSDLGLQFLEEPDDAREVLGRRRLVTNSPIPIAADESAANLGEAAREILTGGANLLSVKTARSGFTEAAKIVGMAEGMGIDVYIGNQIDTQVGTVASVVFGAAFAHTAKRAAELSNYLDMTDDLLARPLAITGGRIHVPEGPGAGTDVDDDKLAHYRTD; encoded by the coding sequence ATGAAGATCGCAGCCATCGAGGCGATCCCCTACTCGATCCCGTACCGTCACCCGCTGCATTTCGCCTCCGGCTCCGTGCACGAGGCCGACCACGTCCTGGTCCGCGTCCACACCGATGACGGCGTGGTGGGAACCGCAGACACCCCGCCCCGCCCCTACACCTATGGTGAGACGCAGAAGTCCATCGTTGCGGTGGTGGAGGATGTTTTTGCCCCGCAGCTGGTGGGCATTGACGTCTTTGACCGGGAAAAGATCCAGGCCGTGATGGCGCGGACCATCCACAACCAGACGGCCAAGGGCGCGGTGGACATTGCCGTGTGGGACGTCATCGGCAAGACCGTGGGGCAGCCCGTGACCAAACTGCTGGGCGGCTATACCGACTCGCTGCGGGTCTCCCACATGCTCGGGTTCAAACCCGCCCAGGAACTCCTGGCGCTGGCCCTGGAGTTCCGGGAAACCTACGGCATCAACACCTTCAAGCTGAAAACCGGACGCCGTCCGCTGCACCTGGACATCGAAGCCGCCAGGGTGCTGCGGGAGGGCCTGGGCGAGGACGCCGAGCTGTACATGGACGCCAACCGCGGCTGGACAGCCAACGAGGCCGCCGAGGTGCTTCGCCGCACCTCCGACCTTGGCCTGCAGTTCCTTGAGGAGCCCGACGACGCCCGCGAGGTCCTGGGCCGCCGCCGTCTGGTCACCAACTCCCCCATCCCCATTGCCGCGGATGAGTCCGCCGCCAACCTCGGCGAGGCTGCCCGCGAAATCCTCACTGGCGGGGCCAACCTCCTGTCCGTCAAGACTGCCCGGTCCGGCTTCACCGAGGCTGCCAAGATCGTTGGCATGGCCGAGGGCATGGGCATCGACGTCTACATCGGCAACCAGATCGACACCCAGGTGGGAACGGTGGCCTCCGTGGTGTTCGGCGCAGCCTTCGCCCATACCGCCAAGCGTGCGGCGGAGCTGTCCAACTACCTCGATATGACCGATGACCTGCTGGCCCGGCCGCTGGCCATCACGGGTGGCCGGATCCACGTTCCCGAGGGTCCCGGCGCGGGCACGGACGTGGACGATGACAAGCTCGCCCACTACCGCACCGACTGA
- a CDS encoding aspartate/glutamate racemase family protein: MGTILLINPNTSESTTAEMVNVARACSPTCQTIVGATAHRGSALIDDAAKLATSAQAVLEYAQSTELERYSGIIVSAFGDPGLEELRRHSPVPVTGIAEAGILEAAQNGRRFSIVTTTPKLAATINRKVAEYGFTDLYAGLRLTPGDPADVMRNPALLQASLIQACQTAISEDSAEAIVIGGGPLAMSAVALRQKFSVPIIEPVPAAVHLALARATQHQLFRSVW, encoded by the coding sequence GTGGGAACGATCCTTCTAATCAACCCAAACACCAGCGAGTCAACAACAGCGGAAATGGTGAACGTCGCCCGCGCATGCAGCCCAACATGCCAGACCATAGTGGGGGCAACAGCACATCGGGGCTCTGCGCTCATAGACGACGCCGCCAAACTCGCAACCAGCGCACAGGCCGTCCTCGAGTACGCCCAAAGCACGGAACTGGAACGATATTCGGGCATCATCGTGTCGGCGTTCGGCGACCCCGGACTGGAGGAGCTCCGACGCCACTCCCCCGTCCCGGTGACAGGGATCGCAGAGGCAGGAATACTCGAAGCCGCACAGAACGGCCGCCGATTCTCCATAGTGACAACCACTCCGAAACTGGCCGCCACCATCAACCGGAAAGTGGCCGAATACGGCTTCACGGATCTCTACGCAGGCCTTCGCCTGACACCGGGAGACCCCGCCGACGTAATGAGGAACCCTGCCCTGCTCCAAGCCAGCCTCATACAGGCTTGTCAGACGGCCATATCAGAGGATTCAGCCGAAGCCATCGTCATCGGCGGAGGACCACTCGCGATGAGCGCAGTCGCCCTGCGCCAAAAATTCTCCGTCCCAATCATCGAACCCGTCCCAGCCGCGGTACACCTCGCCTTGGCAAGAGCAACCCAGCACCAGCTCTTCAGATCGGTTTGGTGA
- a CDS encoding LysR substrate-binding domain-containing protein translates to MEIRQLNYFIAVAEERHFGRAAKRLHMAQPPLSQQIRQLEDQLGVQLLNRTTRRVDLTAAGQLLLDRGRQIVNDVETLRADVYQVGKGATGVLRVGFSGSATYGVMPRIARLTKQVLPGLSLALNGEMLTPSMEAGLRNGTLDAALLRPPVASEEIDYRVVSQEPLVVALPSFSALAVDRPVAMHELQDQDFIAYTPESVLNRITSDLCRQAGFLPRITQVVGETSTMLAFVAAGGGIAVMPSSVRAFQLDGVAYREIDNVPPVELAVAWLRGHRSALLQNFLDVVATATADASAPAATPAPADERLLPS, encoded by the coding sequence ATGGAGATCCGGCAGCTGAACTACTTCATTGCGGTGGCGGAGGAGCGGCACTTCGGCAGGGCGGCCAAGCGGCTCCATATGGCGCAGCCGCCCCTGTCCCAGCAGATCCGCCAGCTGGAAGACCAGCTGGGCGTCCAGCTCCTCAACCGCACCACCCGCCGGGTGGACCTGACGGCGGCGGGCCAGCTCCTGCTGGACCGCGGCCGCCAGATCGTCAACGACGTCGAGACGCTCCGGGCAGATGTCTACCAGGTGGGAAAGGGCGCCACCGGCGTCCTCCGGGTGGGGTTCTCCGGATCGGCAACCTACGGCGTTATGCCCCGGATAGCGCGTCTCACCAAGCAGGTCCTTCCCGGCCTGTCGCTGGCGCTGAACGGAGAGATGCTGACGCCGTCCATGGAAGCAGGGCTGCGGAACGGGACCCTGGACGCGGCACTGCTGCGTCCCCCCGTTGCCTCCGAGGAGATCGACTACCGCGTCGTCTCCCAGGAGCCACTCGTCGTCGCACTTCCCTCCTTCAGCGCCCTGGCGGTGGACCGGCCCGTGGCCATGCACGAACTGCAGGACCAGGACTTCATCGCCTACACACCGGAGTCCGTGCTGAACCGCATTACCTCGGACCTCTGCCGCCAGGCAGGCTTCCTGCCGCGGATCACGCAAGTGGTTGGTGAGACCTCCACAATGCTGGCGTTCGTGGCAGCGGGCGGCGGCATCGCCGTCATGCCGTCCAGCGTGCGTGCCTTCCAGCTCGACGGCGTCGCGTACCGGGAAATCGACAACGTTCCGCCGGTGGAACTGGCCGTCGCCTGGCTGCGCGGCCACCGGTCCGCCCTGCTGCAAAACTTCCTGGACGTCGTGGCCACGGCAACCGCTGACGCGTCCGCCCCTGCCGCCACCCCCGCTCCTGCTGACGAAAGGCTCCTCCCATCATGA
- a CDS encoding MFS transporter, which yields MTLPHPQSTISGIPGKEVRTANWVAFVICAALLFDGYDLVVYGTVLPGLLADAGQIGHFDAATAGLLGSWALVGVLLGSLACGAIGDFFGRRRLMLAGIAWFSLGMFATALAANVTAFGALRFATGLGLGVVIASAGATMAEFAPAGRRQFYNAIVYSGVPAGGVLASFLGIAFLDSIGWRGLFVIGSLPLLIILPIAWRKLPESPRWLLARGREEEALAAAWRTGVPLAEEQVIRQVGAAPRKSGFAAVFSPQFAVASILLGLMSFCGLLLTYGLNTWLPKIMEGYGYGRTYALFFPLALNLGAVVGGLVASRMADRNGPQRVIAATFALATISLGLMTFSFPLPLLFTFIATAGVGTLGTQVLVYGFQSNYFTTNARAAGVAWCASVGRLGGVLGPIIGGWLAAAGIGGATAFYIYGGVALLGGAVTILVPRQHRLDEAAPAAEEQQDYVEKVSK from the coding sequence ATGACGCTGCCGCACCCCCAATCCACGATCTCCGGAATCCCGGGCAAGGAGGTCCGGACAGCCAACTGGGTGGCTTTCGTCATCTGCGCCGCCCTCCTGTTTGATGGATACGACCTGGTGGTCTACGGCACAGTCCTTCCGGGACTGCTCGCAGACGCGGGCCAAATCGGTCATTTTGATGCGGCCACCGCCGGACTCCTGGGGTCCTGGGCCCTCGTTGGCGTGCTACTGGGGTCGCTGGCATGCGGCGCCATCGGTGACTTCTTTGGCCGGCGCCGGCTGATGCTCGCCGGCATCGCCTGGTTCTCCCTGGGCATGTTCGCCACCGCCCTGGCCGCGAACGTAACCGCCTTCGGTGCCCTCCGGTTTGCCACCGGACTGGGCCTGGGCGTCGTCATCGCCAGCGCCGGCGCCACGATGGCCGAGTTCGCTCCCGCGGGACGGCGCCAGTTCTACAACGCGATCGTGTACTCCGGGGTCCCCGCGGGCGGCGTGCTGGCGTCCTTCCTGGGCATCGCGTTCCTGGACAGTATCGGCTGGCGCGGCCTCTTCGTCATTGGATCCCTGCCCCTCCTCATCATCCTGCCCATTGCCTGGCGGAAGCTTCCGGAATCCCCGCGGTGGCTGTTGGCCCGGGGCCGGGAAGAGGAAGCCCTGGCCGCTGCCTGGCGCACCGGGGTGCCGCTCGCCGAAGAGCAGGTGATCCGGCAGGTCGGCGCCGCTCCGCGGAAGTCCGGGTTCGCCGCCGTCTTCTCCCCCCAGTTCGCCGTGGCATCCATCCTGCTGGGACTGATGTCCTTCTGCGGGCTCCTCCTGACCTACGGGCTCAACACCTGGCTGCCCAAAATCATGGAGGGCTATGGCTACGGTAGGACCTATGCCCTGTTCTTCCCGCTGGCCCTGAATCTCGGTGCCGTGGTTGGCGGATTGGTCGCTTCCCGGATGGCCGACAGGAATGGACCGCAGCGGGTTATCGCTGCCACGTTTGCCCTCGCCACCATTTCCCTGGGATTGATGACGTTCAGTTTTCCGTTGCCGCTGCTCTTCACCTTCATCGCCACCGCAGGGGTGGGAACCCTGGGCACCCAGGTACTGGTCTACGGTTTCCAGTCCAACTACTTCACCACCAATGCCCGTGCCGCCGGCGTCGCCTGGTGCGCCAGTGTGGGCCGGCTGGGCGGGGTGCTGGGCCCTATCATCGGCGGTTGGCTGGCAGCCGCGGGGATCGGCGGGGCAACAGCCTTCTATATCTACGGAGGGGTGGCCCTGCTTGGCGGCGCAGTCACCATCCTGGTACCGCGCCAGCACAGGCTGGACGAAGCTGCGCCGGCGGCGGAAGAGCAGCAAGATTACGTCGAAAAAGTATCTAAGTAG
- a CDS encoding IS1634 family transposase, which produces MAFIRRVRTASGATAVQIAEYVRGRQQIVEHVGSAHTEAELGMLLQRARELLDNPAQGVLELGIEPTPPMKGLIVPAEAGLFETAGAVTPAGRDSPGRVLGTDSGILFDALASVFTALGFDGLGDEVFRDLVIARVVEPTSLLDTGRVLRDLGQSAASYSTMKRTLGRAAAGKYRDRIATWCFQHASTSGDISLMLYDVTTLYFEAEKEDELRKVGYSKERRVDPQIVVGLLVDRGGFPLEIGCFEGNRAETATIVPIIKQFQARHNLADMVVVADAGMLSAGNLRGLDDANLRFIVGSRMTKAPADLASHFRWHGDAFTDGQLIDTITPRTGHKNENNSDVRAEPVWDPATNPGSWRAVWAYSRKRAVRDATTLTAQENRAREVIEGQKAARVPRFVKTTGGKRSLDDASLTRARQLAGLKGYVTNIPATVMAATEIIGSYHDLWHVEQSFRMSKTDLRARPMFHRTRDAIEAHLTIVFTALALSRTVQNRTGLAVANVIKQLRPLRSATIAINGTTQRFAPDINADQQAILDALHNPKLTH; this is translated from the coding sequence GTGGCGTTCATCAGGAGGGTTCGGACGGCCTCGGGAGCGACGGCAGTGCAGATCGCCGAGTATGTTCGTGGCCGGCAGCAGATCGTGGAGCACGTCGGATCGGCGCATACGGAGGCCGAACTCGGCATGCTGCTCCAGCGCGCCCGTGAGCTGCTGGACAACCCTGCCCAGGGCGTCCTCGAGCTCGGTATTGAGCCCACGCCTCCGATGAAAGGCCTGATTGTGCCCGCCGAGGCGGGCCTCTTCGAGACAGCCGGCGCGGTGACGCCGGCCGGTCGCGACAGTCCGGGACGCGTGCTCGGCACGGACTCGGGGATCCTGTTCGATGCCTTGGCCAGCGTGTTCACGGCGCTGGGGTTCGATGGCCTCGGTGACGAAGTGTTCCGAGACCTTGTGATCGCCCGGGTCGTCGAACCGACATCACTGCTTGATACCGGCAGAGTGCTCCGCGATCTTGGCCAGTCCGCGGCCAGCTACTCGACGATGAAACGCACCCTGGGCCGGGCCGCTGCAGGCAAGTACCGCGACCGGATCGCGACCTGGTGCTTCCAGCATGCCAGCACCAGCGGGGACATCTCCCTCATGCTCTACGACGTCACCACGCTCTATTTCGAGGCGGAGAAGGAAGACGAACTGCGCAAGGTCGGCTACTCCAAAGAACGCCGCGTCGACCCGCAGATCGTCGTCGGTCTGCTGGTGGACCGCGGCGGGTTCCCGCTGGAGATCGGCTGCTTCGAAGGCAATAGGGCCGAGACGGCGACCATCGTCCCGATCATCAAGCAATTCCAGGCCCGGCACAACCTGGCCGATATGGTCGTCGTGGCCGACGCCGGCATGCTCTCAGCAGGCAACCTGCGTGGGCTGGATGATGCGAACCTGCGGTTCATCGTCGGCTCCCGAATGACCAAGGCTCCGGCCGATCTGGCCTCGCATTTCCGCTGGCACGGCGACGCGTTCACAGACGGGCAGCTGATCGACACCATCACACCCAGAACCGGGCATAAGAACGAGAACAACAGCGATGTGCGGGCTGAACCCGTCTGGGACCCCGCAACGAATCCCGGCTCGTGGCGGGCGGTGTGGGCCTACTCGCGGAAGAGAGCGGTCCGTGACGCCACCACCCTCACGGCCCAGGAGAACCGGGCGCGCGAGGTCATCGAGGGGCAGAAGGCGGCCCGGGTCCCGCGCTTCGTGAAGACCACCGGCGGGAAACGCAGCCTCGACGACGCCTCACTGACACGTGCCCGGCAACTGGCCGGCCTCAAGGGTTATGTCACGAATATCCCCGCGACGGTCATGGCCGCAACGGAAATCATCGGCTCCTACCACGACCTGTGGCACGTCGAGCAGTCCTTCCGGATGAGCAAGACAGACCTGCGGGCCAGGCCCATGTTCCACCGCACCCGCGACGCGATCGAGGCGCACCTGACGATCGTGTTCACCGCGCTGGCCCTCTCCCGCACGGTCCAAAACAGGACCGGACTGGCGGTCGCCAACGTCATCAAACAACTCCGGCCCCTGCGCTCAGCAACCATCGCCATCAACGGCACCACACAAAGATTCGCCCCCGACATCAACGCCGACCAGCAAGCCATCCTCGATGCACTCCACAATCCAAAACTCACGCACTAA
- the catC gene encoding muconolactone Delta-isomerase produces MKYLVHMDVKLPAGMPAEEAAGIKAKEKAYSQELQRSGKWPEIWRVVGEYANYSIFDVESNDELHGILQDLPLFPYMDITVVPLAKHPSDVK; encoded by the coding sequence ATGAAGTACCTGGTCCATATGGACGTCAAACTGCCCGCCGGCATGCCTGCCGAAGAAGCCGCCGGAATCAAGGCAAAGGAGAAGGCCTACTCCCAGGAACTGCAGCGCTCCGGAAAATGGCCCGAGATCTGGCGCGTGGTGGGGGAATACGCCAACTACTCCATCTTCGACGTCGAATCGAACGACGAGCTCCACGGCATCCTGCAGGACCTTCCGTTGTTCCCGTACATGGACATCACCGTGGTTCCGCTGGCCAAGCATCCCTCGGACGTGAAGTAG
- a CDS encoding DUF6282 family protein: MTITSELVSSMTEPTTGSPDPAEQARLPHETFDNRSMELPDELIRGTSDVHVHSGPWLQSCPGRLDPFQIAEQAKAAGMKSLVFYDHTLGISSGTAQLTSRQVPGIKIFGGIILTSVLGGLNPRAVKTALHYGSGAKFVHFGAHCTHYMVTHEGSYVDGKPVRFVDHYPKFAKDELPRSIRIPLDDPIPEELEEILTLIAERPDVHLNTGHLSVDEAIRLADLAITFGIKKIVVAHPCRARMTTDQQKELAQKGVLLEGAVSDWMFHRGLRRTNYYVERELADEIAGIASTPQLSAGVVPWAKQIREIGIKHFILGTDYGIRSGPTPVEGMRTLISTLLDLEFTSEEIHTLTKTNPDRLLDLD, encoded by the coding sequence GTGACCATCACCAGCGAACTAGTCTCGAGCATGACCGAACCAACTACAGGCAGCCCCGACCCTGCCGAACAGGCCCGGCTTCCGCACGAAACCTTTGACAACAGGTCAATGGAATTGCCCGACGAACTGATCCGAGGGACCAGCGACGTTCACGTGCACAGCGGCCCATGGCTCCAGTCCTGCCCCGGCCGGCTCGACCCCTTCCAAATCGCCGAACAAGCCAAAGCCGCGGGAATGAAATCACTGGTCTTCTACGATCACACCCTCGGTATCAGCAGCGGCACCGCCCAGCTGACGAGCCGACAGGTTCCAGGAATCAAAATCTTCGGAGGCATCATCCTCACCAGCGTCCTGGGCGGCCTAAACCCCCGAGCCGTGAAAACCGCACTGCACTACGGATCCGGGGCGAAATTCGTCCACTTCGGCGCGCACTGCACGCACTACATGGTCACCCACGAGGGAAGCTATGTTGACGGCAAGCCCGTCCGGTTCGTGGATCATTATCCCAAGTTCGCGAAGGACGAATTGCCACGCTCAATCCGCATCCCCCTCGACGACCCCATTCCCGAAGAACTCGAAGAAATCCTCACCCTCATCGCAGAGCGCCCCGATGTCCACCTCAACACGGGCCACCTCTCCGTCGACGAAGCAATCCGCCTCGCAGATCTCGCCATCACCTTCGGCATCAAGAAAATCGTCGTAGCCCACCCCTGCCGAGCACGAATGACCACCGACCAACAGAAAGAACTCGCCCAAAAAGGCGTCCTGCTCGAAGGCGCTGTATCCGACTGGATGTTCCACCGAGGACTACGCCGGACCAACTACTACGTCGAGCGTGAACTGGCCGACGAAATCGCCGGCATTGCCAGCACCCCGCAACTCAGCGCCGGCGTTGTGCCCTGGGCCAAACAGATCAGGGAGATCGGCATCAAACACTTCATCCTCGGCACTGACTACGGAATCCGCTCCGGCCCCACCCCCGTCGAAGGAATGCGCACCCTCATCAGCACACTCCTTGACCTGGAATTCACGTCAGAAGAAATCCACACCCTAACCAAGACGAACCCCGACAGACTCCTCGACCTCGACTGA
- a CDS encoding MurR/RpiR family transcriptional regulator: MELENIRRVSEQLEGGRLAELSEAIAKAGNVLIVGFRTGYPVAMRLRESLAQVRPRVLLAPQPGQSLGEELVHVGTGDVVIVIGFRRRVSGFGDIMRFLPRTGAKTVLIADSTARRYAQFADIWVDCPIDSVGAFDSYAAAMSAATQITDAVLEHLHSQGERSVMRVAEAYEQLREIDNGDLSR; the protein is encoded by the coding sequence ATGGAGCTCGAGAACATTCGGCGCGTCAGCGAGCAACTCGAGGGCGGCCGGCTCGCGGAGTTGAGCGAGGCCATAGCCAAGGCGGGGAATGTCCTCATCGTTGGGTTCCGAACGGGCTATCCGGTTGCCATGCGGTTACGTGAGTCCCTCGCCCAAGTGCGCCCCCGGGTGCTCCTCGCGCCCCAGCCGGGTCAGTCTCTGGGTGAAGAACTCGTCCACGTCGGCACAGGCGACGTCGTTATCGTTATCGGGTTCCGCCGCCGCGTCTCAGGATTCGGCGACATCATGCGATTCCTGCCCCGCACCGGCGCCAAGACCGTGCTCATCGCTGACTCAACCGCGCGCAGGTACGCGCAGTTCGCGGACATCTGGGTCGATTGCCCCATCGACAGCGTGGGTGCATTCGACAGCTACGCAGCCGCGATGAGCGCTGCAACGCAGATCACCGACGCCGTCTTGGAGCATCTGCATTCCCAAGGTGAACGCAGCGTCATGAGGGTGGCCGAAGCGTACGAACAGTTACGCGAGATCGACAACGGTGACTTAAGCCGTTGA
- a CDS encoding MFS transporter: protein MPQPNSSPTPESSTLEERNRTFKRIALRILPFATAVYILAWLDRVNVGFAKLTMLDDLGWSDAIYGAGAGIFFLGYFLFEVPSNLLLQKIGAPKTIMRIAIGWGVVSVLMAFCTEAWHFYLLRFLQGAFEAGLHPGLILYLTFWLPAHRRSRAIAIFMSASPIALTIGSPFAAYIMRTTDGLLGAADWQWLFMIEGFPSIVLGVLAVFVMTAKPKDAKWLSPEERAHVSYELDKETAEQGHREQKFSAALRNRSVWVLILTLFCIITGNATLSFYGPSLITAAGFTDITSVGWIMSGIFLFGWMGMMVNGWLSDRRRESRWHTACAAGLGAVGLILAALAQQAGSPVGVILALALSAAGTMGSIPVFWSLPPRFMSGTALAAGLALINSIANLAGYFAPQFLGVIKTATGAYSTGLFIIAAVEFIAVALVLLFIRKETPNTPAEVPTTATSEIHS, encoded by the coding sequence ATGCCCCAACCTAACTCTTCGCCGACACCCGAGAGTTCAACACTTGAGGAGCGGAACCGGACGTTCAAACGAATCGCCCTGCGGATTCTTCCCTTCGCGACCGCCGTGTACATCCTCGCCTGGCTCGACCGCGTCAATGTCGGTTTCGCCAAACTCACCATGCTCGATGACCTCGGCTGGAGCGACGCCATCTACGGGGCCGGTGCGGGAATCTTCTTCCTCGGCTACTTCCTGTTCGAGGTACCCAGCAACCTGCTCCTGCAAAAAATTGGTGCACCCAAAACGATCATGCGGATCGCCATCGGGTGGGGCGTGGTGTCCGTGCTCATGGCGTTCTGCACCGAAGCCTGGCACTTTTACCTCTTGCGGTTCCTCCAAGGCGCCTTCGAAGCCGGACTCCATCCGGGCCTGATCCTGTACCTGACCTTCTGGCTTCCCGCGCATCGCCGGTCCAGGGCCATCGCTATTTTCATGTCCGCCTCGCCCATCGCACTGACGATAGGCAGCCCATTCGCCGCCTACATCATGAGGACCACCGACGGGCTCCTCGGGGCAGCAGACTGGCAATGGCTGTTCATGATTGAAGGCTTCCCATCGATCGTCCTTGGCGTCCTGGCCGTCTTTGTGATGACTGCCAAGCCAAAAGATGCCAAATGGCTCAGCCCGGAGGAACGCGCCCATGTCAGCTACGAACTGGACAAGGAAACGGCCGAACAGGGCCACCGCGAGCAAAAATTCAGCGCCGCCCTTCGCAACAGGTCCGTTTGGGTCCTCATCCTGACCTTGTTCTGCATCATCACCGGAAACGCCACGCTTTCCTTCTACGGGCCGAGCCTGATCACAGCAGCTGGCTTCACCGACATCACCTCAGTGGGGTGGATTATGTCCGGCATCTTCCTGTTCGGCTGGATGGGCATGATGGTCAATGGCTGGCTGTCCGACAGGCGCCGGGAATCACGTTGGCACACTGCCTGCGCAGCCGGCCTGGGCGCCGTCGGCTTGATCCTTGCCGCCCTCGCCCAACAAGCCGGCAGCCCGGTAGGAGTGATCCTCGCCCTCGCGCTCTCAGCAGCAGGCACAATGGGGTCAATCCCGGTCTTCTGGAGCCTGCCCCCTCGCTTCATGTCCGGCACGGCCCTTGCCGCGGGCCTGGCTCTGATCAACTCCATCGCAAATCTGGCAGGCTACTTCGCACCCCAGTTTCTCGGCGTCATCAAGACCGCCACCGGGGCCTATTCAACCGGCCTGTTCATTATCGCCGCCGTCGAGTTCATCGCCGTTGCCCTCGTCCTGCTCTTTATCCGCAAGGAAACACCCAACACCCCGGCTGAAGTTCCCACCACGGCCACCTCAGAAATTCACTCGTGA